The Thermoflavifilum sp. genome contains a region encoding:
- the mreC gene encoding rod shape-determining protein MreC yields the protein MRNLILFIRRYFHFLLFLAIEAICLSRVFSQNPFQQAWFLQFSEEWMGRLYQHYADVMQYFHLRQVNDSLLAENARLRNELLRDFSVADTSRRIIRDTAHHRQYAYLPAQVVNNSIIHAANYITIHRGRMEGVHAHMGVVSSAGVAGVVVRASDHYALVMSVLHKDFRLSVRLKRTGDIGYVRWDGENPATALLSDIPRSVTLYKNDTVVTSGFSVMFPPGIPVGYVEMVGQQPASNFQVARIRLATPFSRLSYVYVIENLQAPEQLQVESNLPSSP from the coding sequence GTGCGCAATTTAATTCTATTCATCCGGCGATATTTTCATTTCCTCTTGTTCCTGGCTATTGAGGCGATATGCTTGAGCAGGGTGTTCAGCCAGAATCCTTTTCAACAAGCCTGGTTTCTGCAGTTTTCTGAAGAATGGATGGGCAGATTATACCAGCACTACGCGGATGTGATGCAATATTTTCACCTCAGGCAGGTAAACGATAGCTTGCTGGCAGAAAATGCTCGCCTGAGAAATGAGCTGTTACGGGACTTCAGCGTTGCCGATACTTCCCGTCGGATTATCCGTGACACGGCTCATCACCGACAATATGCGTATTTACCTGCGCAGGTGGTCAACAACAGCATTATTCATGCCGCGAATTACATCACCATTCATCGGGGCAGGATGGAAGGCGTGCATGCCCACATGGGTGTGGTGAGCAGTGCGGGTGTGGCCGGGGTGGTGGTGCGCGCAAGCGATCATTATGCGCTGGTGATGTCGGTATTGCATAAAGATTTCAGGCTCAGCGTGCGGCTGAAACGTACGGGCGATATCGGTTATGTACGATGGGATGGCGAAAATCCGGCTACGGCACTGTTATCCGACATTCCCCGGAGCGTGACCCTGTATAAGAACGATACGGTTGTGACCAGCGGTTTTTCGGTGATGTTCCCGCCGGGTATTCCGGTGGGATATGTGGAAATGGTGGGTCAACAGCCTGCCAGTAATTTTCAGGTGGCTCGTATTCGGCTGGCCACGCCTTTCAGTCGGCTGAGCTATGTGTATGTGATTGAAAATTTGCAAGCTCCCGAACAATTGCAGGTTGAATCCAATTTGCCATCTTCGCCATGA
- a CDS encoding peptide MFS transporter — protein MEGNSSTPIASSSGKKSHHPGLYVLFFTEMWERFGYYLMVGIFLLYLIDPISHGGKGFDTKRAADLVGSYIALVYLTPFIGGLLADRYLGYRRAVILGGILLACGYYGLALPGNTAMYISLLLIIIGNGFFKPNISTILGNLYNREDLRPKKDVAYNIFYMGINLGAFVCNFVAAYMRNHFGWGYAFAAAGAGMTIGLIWFISGMRYVKEGDVKKPVQKEDMPLSKILGYVFLPALIAALIGYFFSSFTGHTLFGTRSNDAFMFACVPIVIFYGSLYFRASGEDRRGLGALFAFFLVSTVFWVIYNQNSTGLTIWADQYTNRQMPPALEKIVKPFGMLQTVTTDSQMVVKVDRYFRAQTNAQGTTVMVKGVDPYFQNLPRSKWPANGQLHLLSTEIFQSVNPFFIIVFTPLLVGLFSRLRRKGKEPTTPIKVTLGIWVAGLSSLLMVIAISTRDIYVDKASMLWVIATYAVFTIGELLVSPIGLSMVSKLSPARLTALMMGGWFLVNSIAGKLAGLMATFWDSFIDKKYYFLILVVAAGIAGFIMLFLSKWVARVVYEKTGSY, from the coding sequence ATGGAAGGTAACTCATCCACACCCATCGCCTCATCATCCGGCAAAAAAAGCCATCATCCGGGATTGTATGTGCTATTCTTTACGGAAATGTGGGAGCGCTTCGGGTATTATCTCATGGTGGGGATTTTTTTGCTTTACTTGATTGATCCCATCAGCCACGGCGGCAAGGGTTTCGATACCAAACGAGCAGCAGATCTGGTGGGTTCTTACATCGCACTGGTATATTTGACGCCGTTTATTGGTGGATTGCTGGCCGATCGTTACCTGGGCTACCGCCGTGCAGTTATTTTAGGCGGTATTCTTCTGGCCTGCGGATACTATGGATTGGCCCTGCCCGGGAATACAGCCATGTATATTTCTTTATTGCTCATCATCATAGGCAATGGCTTTTTCAAACCCAATATCAGCACCATTTTAGGCAACCTTTACAATCGGGAAGATCTGAGACCCAAAAAAGATGTAGCCTATAATATCTTTTACATGGGCATCAATCTCGGTGCATTTGTATGCAATTTCGTGGCGGCTTACATGCGCAACCATTTCGGCTGGGGTTATGCTTTTGCGGCTGCTGGTGCGGGGATGACCATCGGGTTAATCTGGTTTATTTCCGGCATGCGCTACGTGAAAGAAGGCGATGTGAAAAAGCCCGTACAGAAAGAAGATATGCCGCTGAGCAAGATTCTGGGTTATGTATTTTTACCTGCATTGATTGCAGCATTGATTGGATATTTTTTCAGCAGCTTCACGGGTCATACCCTGTTTGGTACCCGCTCGAACGACGCTTTTATGTTTGCCTGTGTGCCTATCGTGATTTTCTATGGCAGCCTGTACTTCAGGGCCAGCGGAGAGGACAGGCGTGGACTGGGCGCTTTATTTGCCTTTTTCCTCGTGTCAACCGTTTTCTGGGTGATCTATAACCAGAACAGCACCGGACTTACCATCTGGGCCGATCAATATACCAATCGTCAGATGCCTCCCGCTCTCGAAAAAATTGTCAAACCATTTGGCATGTTGCAAACGGTGACCACCGATTCGCAAATGGTGGTGAAAGTAGATCGATATTTCCGGGCGCAAACCAACGCCCAAGGCACTACGGTGATGGTGAAAGGCGTTGATCCGTATTTCCAGAACCTGCCCAGGAGCAAGTGGCCGGCAAACGGGCAACTCCATCTGCTGTCAACGGAAATCTTTCAATCGGTAAATCCTTTCTTCATCATTGTATTTACACCCTTGCTGGTAGGCCTGTTCAGCAGGCTGCGCCGCAAGGGCAAAGAGCCCACCACTCCCATCAAGGTTACCCTGGGCATCTGGGTGGCGGGTCTTTCTTCCTTGCTGATGGTCATCGCCATCAGCACCCGCGATATTTATGTCGATAAAGCCAGCATGCTGTGGGTCATCGCTACCTATGCCGTATTTACCATCGGTGAATTGCTGGTCAGCCCCATTGGCCTGTCGATGGTATCCAAGCTCTCTCCCGCCCGGCTTACCGCCCTGATGATGGGTGGCTGGTTTCTGGTGAATTCGATCGCCGGCAAACTCGCCGGACTCATGGCCACATTCTGGGATAGCTTCATCGACAAAAAATATTACTTCTTGATTCTGGTGGTGGCAGCCGGCATTGCAGGCTTCATCATGCTGTTCCTGAGCAAATGGGTTGCACGGGTGGTATACGAAAAAACCGGTAGTTATTGA
- a CDS encoding DUF1501 domain-containing protein: MLIIHRREFLKIGSLATAAMLVPRFLKAFEQPGMAEGQKVLVIIQLSGGNDGLNTVIPYRNDIYYASRPQLAIPKGQVVGLSDEQGLHPALEGLKELYDDGELAILNNVGYPNPDRSHFRSMDIWQTASDSHQVLTTGWVGRYLDAQCSGCPHPSMQAIEVDDTLSKAMKGNQYTGLAVHDPVQLHQASDDPFFRDILKKPLVDDDHLQVDYLYKVMAETLSSADYLYDQARLHHDDGAYPDTPIGKDMKTVASLILAGLPTRVYYLSLGSFDTHVNQQPQQARLFKQLNDALIAFRNDLKKHNRFQDVMVMTFSEFGRRVSQNASGGTDHGTANCMFLISGGLKRQGILNDPPDLQNLDQGDLRYQIDFKQVYATLLRRWLEADDQQILGRSFTYLDFV; encoded by the coding sequence ATGTTGATCATTCATCGTCGTGAATTTTTAAAAATTGGTTCGCTGGCTACGGCTGCCATGCTGGTACCGCGTTTTCTAAAGGCTTTTGAGCAACCCGGCATGGCCGAAGGGCAAAAGGTGCTGGTCATTATTCAGCTTTCAGGCGGAAATGATGGCCTGAACACGGTGATTCCCTATCGAAACGATATTTATTATGCCAGTCGGCCACAGCTGGCCATACCGAAAGGTCAGGTGGTGGGACTCAGCGATGAACAGGGCCTGCACCCGGCACTGGAAGGATTGAAAGAGCTGTACGACGATGGAGAGCTGGCCATCCTGAACAATGTAGGTTATCCCAATCCCGATCGGTCGCATTTTCGATCGATGGATATCTGGCAAACGGCCAGCGACAGCCATCAGGTGCTAACTACCGGCTGGGTGGGTCGTTATCTCGACGCCCAGTGCAGCGGCTGTCCACATCCTTCAATGCAGGCTATTGAAGTTGATGATACCCTTAGCAAGGCCATGAAAGGCAATCAATACACCGGATTGGCCGTACATGATCCCGTGCAACTTCATCAAGCCAGCGATGATCCTTTCTTCCGGGATATCCTGAAAAAGCCCTTGGTGGACGACGATCACCTGCAGGTGGATTATCTCTACAAGGTCATGGCCGAAACGCTCTCTTCAGCCGATTATCTGTATGACCAGGCGAGGCTGCATCATGATGATGGCGCGTATCCTGACACCCCAATCGGCAAGGATATGAAAACGGTAGCTTCACTGATTCTGGCCGGACTGCCCACGCGGGTGTATTATCTTTCGCTGGGCAGTTTTGATACCCATGTAAATCAGCAGCCCCAGCAAGCACGTTTGTTTAAACAACTGAACGACGCCCTGATCGCCTTCCGGAACGACCTGAAAAAACACAATCGTTTTCAGGATGTGATGGTGATGACCTTTTCGGAATTTGGTCGGCGCGTGAGTCAAAACGCCAGTGGAGGCACCGATCACGGAACAGCCAACTGTATGTTTTTGATTTCGGGTGGATTGAAGCGGCAGGGCATACTCAACGATCCTCCCGACCTGCAAAACCTGGATCAGGGCGATTTGCGTTATCAAATCGATTTCAAGCAGGTATATGCCACCCTGCTGCGCCGCTGGCTGGAAGCCGATGATCAACAAATCCTGGGTAGAAGTTTTACGTATCTGGATTTTGTATAG
- a CDS encoding GNAT family N-acetyltransferase, whose translation MEIQEVNHHRSEKDFLHLPKRIYRHDPNWVSPLESDIRDIFNPQRNSYFAHGVCTRWVLYDDRHVAIGRIAAFIDEHRAYKFPRPTGGVGFFECINDQQAANRLFDTAKEWLQQRGMQAMEGPVNFGENDRYWGLLVEGFKPPSFGMNYNPPYYQQLFENYGFVKAYDQYTNFLDATVPMPERFTRIADWVMRKPGYHFEHFRLKDQEKFFRDFQEIYNDAWSDFPNFTPMSLDTIRDVFRQMRPILDEKIIWFAYYQQEPVSFIVCLPDANQILKHVNGKLNLWGKLKFLWYRYTHTIDRLRIIVMGCKKRFQNHGLESALIRCLQEEVLPRKTIKGVELAWVGDFNQKMMALHRATGATTDKVHRTYLYVFA comes from the coding sequence ATGGAAATTCAAGAGGTCAATCACCATCGATCGGAAAAAGATTTTTTGCATTTGCCGAAACGCATTTATCGGCATGATCCCAACTGGGTGAGTCCACTGGAAAGCGATATCCGCGATATTTTCAATCCGCAACGCAACAGTTATTTTGCCCACGGCGTGTGTACCCGCTGGGTTTTGTACGACGACCGGCATGTGGCTATTGGTCGAATCGCCGCATTCATCGACGAACATCGGGCATACAAGTTCCCGCGTCCAACGGGGGGCGTGGGTTTTTTTGAATGCATCAACGATCAACAGGCGGCGAATCGATTATTCGACACGGCAAAAGAGTGGCTGCAACAACGGGGCATGCAGGCCATGGAAGGGCCGGTCAATTTCGGAGAAAACGATCGGTACTGGGGGCTACTGGTGGAAGGTTTTAAGCCGCCCAGCTTCGGCATGAACTATAATCCGCCTTATTATCAGCAGTTGTTCGAGAACTATGGTTTTGTGAAGGCCTACGATCAATACACCAATTTTTTGGATGCCACCGTGCCCATGCCCGAGCGCTTCACCAGAATAGCCGACTGGGTCATGCGTAAGCCGGGCTATCATTTCGAGCATTTCCGATTGAAAGATCAGGAAAAGTTCTTCCGCGATTTTCAGGAAATCTATAACGATGCCTGGAGCGATTTTCCCAATTTCACCCCCATGAGCCTCGACACCATCCGCGATGTATTTCGCCAGATGCGTCCTATTCTTGATGAAAAAATCATCTGGTTTGCTTACTACCAGCAGGAGCCGGTGTCGTTTATCGTTTGCCTGCCCGATGCAAATCAAATTTTAAAACATGTCAACGGCAAGCTCAACCTCTGGGGCAAGCTGAAGTTTTTGTGGTATCGATATACACATACCATCGATCGGTTGCGTATCATCGTCATGGGATGCAAGAAGCGGTTTCAGAACCATGGTCTGGAATCGGCGCTCATCCGCTGTTTGCAGGAAGAAGTGCTGCCCCGTAAAACCATCAAGGGCGTGGAACTGGCCTGGGTGGGCGATTTCAATCAAAAAATGATGGCGCTGCATCGGGCCACCGGCGCAACAACCGATAAAGTACACCGAACCTATCTGTATGTTTTTGCATAG
- the purD gene encoding phosphoribosylamine--glycine ligase, which translates to MHILILGGGGREHAIAWKLSSSKYCDRIFVAPGNAGTAQIAENVPISPVSFADVADLCREQSIDVVIPGSEDALVAGIVDELPRATGLQQIQIVGPSRNAARLEGSKAFAKTFMQRYGIPTASYRVFQRQEIEAGKAYLRNHPMPVVLKADGLAAGKGVLICHDPDEAVAHLEAMLLHEKFGEASRRVVVEQYLVGVEVSVFLFTDGQHYVVLPEAKDYKRAGEGDTGLNTGGMGAVSPVPFVDADFMKKVEERIIRPTLQGMQQEGCPYQGFLFLGLMAVNGDPYVIEYNCRLGDPETEAILPRIRSDIMEMLLLARQGRLQQVQLTVSEQQALTLVLASAGYPGTYRKGLPIRLPTSVPEGCFLFHAGTARQEGSIVTAGGRVLAITSLGKDLQAAKEKSLKLAGEVDFEGKYFRRDIGWEFL; encoded by the coding sequence ATGCATATTCTCATCCTTGGTGGGGGTGGACGTGAACATGCTATAGCCTGGAAGCTCAGCTCAAGTAAGTATTGCGATCGGATTTTTGTGGCTCCGGGTAATGCCGGCACTGCACAAATTGCGGAGAACGTCCCCATTTCGCCTGTGTCATTCGCAGATGTGGCGGATTTATGTCGTGAGCAGTCTATTGACGTCGTGATCCCCGGTTCAGAAGATGCGTTGGTAGCAGGTATTGTGGATGAACTTCCACGCGCAACGGGCCTGCAGCAGATTCAGATCGTCGGCCCATCACGAAACGCGGCCCGTCTGGAAGGTAGTAAGGCTTTTGCCAAGACGTTCATGCAGCGGTATGGGATTCCCACCGCTTCCTATCGAGTTTTTCAACGCCAGGAAATCGAAGCAGGCAAAGCCTATTTGCGCAACCATCCCATGCCAGTGGTGCTGAAAGCCGATGGGCTGGCGGCGGGCAAGGGAGTACTTATCTGTCATGATCCCGATGAGGCCGTTGCACATCTGGAAGCCATGCTGTTGCATGAAAAATTTGGCGAGGCCAGTCGTCGTGTGGTTGTAGAGCAGTATCTCGTCGGTGTGGAAGTGTCGGTATTTCTATTCACCGATGGGCAACATTATGTCGTATTGCCCGAGGCCAAAGATTACAAACGTGCTGGAGAAGGCGATACAGGATTGAATACCGGAGGCATGGGCGCCGTATCGCCAGTGCCTTTCGTAGATGCGGATTTTATGAAAAAGGTGGAGGAGCGGATCATCAGGCCTACTTTACAGGGTATGCAACAGGAAGGCTGTCCCTATCAGGGCTTTTTGTTTCTGGGATTAATGGCCGTAAATGGTGATCCTTATGTGATTGAATACAATTGTCGACTCGGAGATCCCGAAACCGAGGCCATCCTGCCTCGCATTCGCAGTGATATCATGGAAATGCTGCTGCTGGCCCGGCAGGGCAGGCTGCAGCAGGTGCAGCTAACTGTTTCCGAACAACAGGCGCTCACGCTGGTATTGGCTTCAGCAGGCTATCCCGGCACCTATCGCAAGGGTCTGCCCATTCGGCTGCCAACCAGCGTGCCAGAGGGTTGTTTCCTGTTTCATGCAGGAACGGCCAGGCAGGAAGGCAGCATCGTAACTGCAGGAGGGCGTGTGCTGGCAATTACTTCTCTGGGCAAAGATTTACAGGCTGCAAAGGAAAAATCACTTAAACTCGCAGGGGAGGTGGATTTCGAAGGGAAATATTTCAGACGCGATATCGGCTGGGAATTTTTGTGA
- a CDS encoding rod shape-determining protein: MGFLNFMTQDLAIDLGTANTLIIHNDQVVVDEPSIVAIERSTGKIIAVGKKAMMMHEKTHEYIRTIRPLKDGVIADFNAAEGMLREMIKMVYPKKPFFTPSWRMVICIPSSITEVEKRAVRDSAEQAGAKEVYLIHEPMAAALGIGIDVEEPVGNMIIDIGGGTTGISVIALAGIVCDQSIRIAGDEFTADIMEALRRYHSLLIGERTAEQIKVQIGSALKELDNPPDDMPVNGRDLVTGIPKQIMVSYQEIAEALDKSIFKIEEAILKALETTPPELAADIYRRGLYLTGGGALLRGLDKRLAQKIKLPVHVADDPLRAVVRGTGIALKHIGKYPFLMQ, translated from the coding sequence ATGGGATTCCTGAATTTCATGACGCAAGATCTGGCCATTGACTTAGGTACTGCCAATACATTGATTATCCATAATGATCAGGTAGTGGTAGATGAGCCCTCTATTGTAGCCATTGAACGATCTACCGGCAAAATCATTGCTGTGGGGAAGAAGGCCATGATGATGCACGAAAAAACGCACGAATATATCCGCACCATCAGGCCGTTAAAAGATGGGGTGATAGCCGATTTCAATGCGGCGGAGGGCATGCTCCGGGAGATGATTAAGATGGTGTATCCCAAAAAGCCGTTTTTCACGCCCAGCTGGCGTATGGTTATCTGTATTCCTTCGAGCATTACCGAAGTCGAAAAACGTGCTGTGCGCGACTCAGCCGAACAGGCCGGTGCCAAGGAGGTTTACTTGATTCATGAGCCCATGGCGGCTGCACTGGGTATTGGCATCGATGTGGAAGAGCCGGTGGGGAATATGATTATCGATATCGGCGGCGGCACTACAGGTATTTCGGTGATTGCCCTGGCCGGCATCGTCTGTGATCAATCCATCCGCATTGCCGGTGATGAATTCACGGCCGATATCATGGAGGCCTTGCGGCGTTACCACAGCCTGTTGATTGGCGAACGCACGGCCGAGCAAATTAAGGTGCAAATTGGTTCTGCACTGAAAGAACTGGATAATCCACCCGACGATATGCCCGTAAACGGTCGTGACCTGGTGACGGGTATTCCCAAACAAATCATGGTTTCCTATCAGGAAATTGCAGAGGCGCTGGATAAATCGATTTTTAAAATCGAGGAAGCGATTCTCAAGGCGCTGGAAACCACGCCGCCTGAATTAGCTGCTGATATCTATCGTAGAGGCCTGTATTTGACCGGAGGTGGGGCATTGCTGCGTGGACTTGACAAGAGGCTGGCGCAGAAGATTAAGCTTCCCGTTCACGTGGCCGATGACCCGCTGAGGGCTGTAGTAAGAGGCACTGGAATCGCATTAAAGCATATTGGTAAATATCCGTTTTTGATGCAGTAG
- a CDS encoding fatty acid desaturase yields MEATKPVFLKSADEALFREIKHKAHDIVRQLEPQRGWQITFKAILFPALFVAAYASALIWGEHIRVLYGCYFVMGLLLVIIFLNQIHDAVHGVLWKKKWLNELYIHFFDLMGANSYVWRVRHTRLHHNYPNIMGWDSDIEQSDLARVFPYGPYSKIHKYQHIYLPLIYPFYLLNWLLVRDFKDFFNKKKPVWKVTQIPKKEYYKLFFFKAFFLFYTIVIPKLVLPISWGQAIAAFLIFIFTASIFSLIVLLSPHANTENEFPLPDEHNQIHHPWFMHQLKNTNDVTHDNWFTRFFMGCFNYHVAHHLFPNINHVYYPEVTAILREEARKHGLPYRSYPLWYSLKKHYELLKQNRMPENIFEETM; encoded by the coding sequence ATGGAAGCTACAAAACCCGTTTTTCTGAAGTCGGCCGATGAAGCCTTGTTTCGAGAAATCAAACATAAAGCCCACGATATCGTACGCCAGCTGGAGCCTCAACGCGGCTGGCAAATTACTTTCAAAGCCATTTTGTTTCCTGCACTTTTCGTGGCGGCTTATGCATCGGCATTGATCTGGGGCGAGCATATCCGCGTGCTCTACGGTTGCTATTTCGTGATGGGCCTGTTGCTGGTCATCATTTTCTTAAACCAGATTCATGATGCCGTTCATGGGGTGCTCTGGAAAAAGAAATGGCTGAATGAACTTTATATTCACTTTTTCGACCTGATGGGCGCCAATAGCTACGTGTGGCGGGTACGGCACACCCGCCTGCATCATAATTATCCCAACATCATGGGATGGGACAGCGATATCGAACAAAGCGATCTGGCGCGTGTCTTCCCTTACGGTCCGTACAGCAAAATCCACAAATACCAGCATATTTATCTGCCGCTGATTTATCCTTTCTACCTGCTCAACTGGTTGCTGGTGCGCGATTTCAAGGATTTTTTCAACAAGAAAAAGCCCGTCTGGAAGGTTACGCAGATCCCTAAAAAAGAATACTACAAACTGTTTTTCTTCAAAGCCTTTTTCCTGTTCTACACCATTGTGATCCCGAAACTGGTGTTGCCCATCAGCTGGGGACAGGCCATTGCGGCATTTTTGATTTTTATTTTCACGGCCAGCATCTTTTCGCTGATTGTGTTGCTTTCCCCACATGCCAACACGGAAAATGAATTTCCATTGCCCGACGAACACAACCAGATTCACCATCCCTGGTTCATGCATCAGCTGAAAAATACCAACGACGTTACACACGACAACTGGTTTACCCGCTTTTTCATGGGCTGCTTCAACTATCATGTAGCCCATCATTTATTTCCCAATATCAACCATGTGTATTATCCGGAAGTAACGGCCATCCTGCGTGAAGAAGCCCGCAAACACGGCCTGCCCTATCGGAGCTATCCGCTCTGGTATTCGTTGAAAAAGCATTATGAGTTGCTGAAGCAGAATCGGATGCCTGAAAATATTTTCGAGGAAACGATGTAG